From the genome of Maridesulfovibrio ferrireducens, one region includes:
- a CDS encoding tetratricopeptide repeat protein, giving the protein MPGFIADNDFRKGIATAVILVALVLIVYSQCGNFELVTYDDTSYVTDNERVMQGVSAENVSWAFSSFQLSNYHPLTVVSHMIDTSLFGDSAGARHLVSVFLHLVNVLLLFFFLLKATSGLEEGGLVPSFFVAALFAVHPVHVESVAWVSERKDVLCTFFWLLSMISWLDWVKSKKMSSYALTFFFTGMGILAKPMVVTLPAVLLLLDFWPLGRIDLKKNPVAKFIKLAIEKLPLVLLSVLSSVLTFMAQKGGGAMQSSESFPLGLRFSNALVSWCSYLRELVFPLDLAVFYPYPQDIAIWKPVSAALFIIAVSVVCIRYIKNAPFVAVGWFWYVGTLVPVIGLVQVGDQAMADRYAYIPFIGLYMATCFGVACLVKKGCIPAKFAVSAGVVVVLVLLAGAYTQAGYWQNSESLYERALSVTENNHHMHYNYANLLERKNESGKAAQHFRAAIKADPSHYKAMTNLANIYSKRGELVSAMELYHRALQVNPDYSTAYANRGIVNHKQGKLDEALRDYKKALELAPRLADSMVNMGILYYMRGENSAARAMFRKALDIDPDNKAARKNLSLVQ; this is encoded by the coding sequence ATGCCCGGTTTCATAGCGGATAATGATTTCAGGAAAGGGATTGCTACGGCAGTTATTCTGGTTGCGCTTGTTTTGATTGTATATTCCCAGTGCGGAAATTTCGAACTGGTTACTTATGACGACACAAGTTACGTCACCGATAATGAAAGAGTTATGCAGGGCGTTTCAGCTGAAAATGTCAGTTGGGCGTTTAGTTCTTTTCAGCTTTCCAATTATCATCCGCTGACCGTTGTTTCGCATATGATTGATACCTCGCTTTTCGGCGATTCTGCCGGAGCGCGTCATCTGGTGAGTGTTTTTCTCCATCTGGTCAATGTGTTGCTGCTTTTCTTTTTTCTGCTTAAAGCAACATCCGGGCTTGAGGAAGGCGGACTTGTTCCGTCTTTTTTTGTTGCCGCGCTTTTTGCCGTGCATCCGGTTCATGTTGAATCTGTAGCATGGGTTTCTGAGCGAAAGGACGTGCTTTGTACCTTTTTCTGGCTGCTGAGCATGATCAGTTGGCTTGATTGGGTGAAGTCTAAAAAGATGAGCAGTTACGCTTTGACATTTTTCTTTACCGGTATGGGGATACTCGCCAAGCCGATGGTTGTAACTCTGCCTGCCGTATTGCTGCTTTTAGATTTCTGGCCTCTCGGCAGGATTGATCTGAAAAAAAATCCCGTTGCAAAATTTATTAAACTCGCCATTGAAAAGCTGCCTCTGGTCCTTCTTTCGGTGTTGTCCTCTGTTCTTACTTTTATGGCTCAGAAAGGCGGCGGAGCGATGCAGTCCAGTGAATCATTTCCTCTGGGCTTACGATTTTCCAATGCGCTTGTTTCGTGGTGTTCCTACTTGCGGGAGCTTGTGTTTCCCCTTGATCTGGCCGTTTTTTATCCTTATCCGCAGGACATTGCGATATGGAAACCAGTTTCTGCCGCACTTTTTATTATAGCTGTTTCAGTCGTTTGCATCCGTTATATAAAGAATGCTCCTTTTGTCGCAGTGGGCTGGTTCTGGTATGTGGGAACGCTTGTTCCTGTTATCGGACTGGTGCAAGTCGGTGATCAGGCTATGGCTGATCGTTATGCGTATATCCCTTTTATCGGGCTTTATATGGCGACCTGTTTCGGTGTTGCTTGTCTGGTAAAAAAAGGGTGCATACCTGCGAAATTTGCAGTGTCTGCCGGAGTCGTGGTTGTTTTAGTTCTGCTGGCAGGGGCATATACTCAGGCCGGATATTGGCAGAACAGTGAATCTCTTTATGAGCGTGCGTTGTCCGTGACCGAAAATAACCATCATATGCATTACAACTACGCAAATCTTCTTGAGCGTAAAAACGAATCCGGTAAGGCTGCGCAGCATTTCAGAGCTGCAATAAAAGCCGATCCCTCGCACTACAAAGCCATGACAAATCTTGCGAATATTTATAGCAAACGCGGAGAGCTGGTCAGCGCTATGGAGCTTTATCACAGGGCTTTGCAGGTTAATCCTGATTATTCTACTGCCTATGCAAATCGGGGGATTGTTAATCATAAACAGGGAAAATTGGATGAAGCTTTGCGCGATTACAAGAAGGCTTTGGAGCTTGCCCCCCGTTTGGCTGATTCAATGGTGAATATGGGAATACTTTATTACATGCGTGGAGAAAATTCGGCAGCACGTGCGATGTTCCGTAAGGCTCTTGATATAGATCCTGATAATAAAGCTGCCCGGAAAAATTTGAGCTTAGTTCAGTAG
- a CDS encoding DUF401 family protein, translated as MDSLINMLPLFKIMFVFICMLIGIRFKLGVGLSVLIGGFVLALVTDMKMDALLQTVQSAVTDEKTIYLALIVALIMLLSGLLERTGQAGRIMDSLTGYLKSPRLRLVFFPALIGLLPMPGGAIFSAPMIREAAEGLDVTDKDKVVINYWFRHVWELAWPLYPGMLLGAALSGMPVFKFISYTAPGSLACILLGYFFFLRPSILPLKNGVHDNVEIKPGSALIAVKEGLPLLMAIGGALCFEGIFSLISPNIPFEAGIVVALFLAVICAAFSNSGSFAIICSLLVQKRFISMIFLILCVFIFKDVLGDCGLVGELSRLAGGEAALIAAAVFVPFLIGFIAGITMAFVGAAMPLVVGLVDSMGITSQLPAWAMLCMFSGFAGLMASPLHICFLLTCEYFKVDLFSAWKRVLVPSLALLCLGVAYFFVLV; from the coding sequence ATGGATTCCCTCATTAACATGCTGCCTTTATTCAAAATTATGTTTGTTTTTATTTGTATGCTGATAGGCATCAGATTTAAATTAGGGGTGGGATTGTCGGTGCTTATCGGTGGATTTGTTCTGGCGCTTGTAACGGATATGAAAATGGACGCGTTGTTACAGACTGTCCAGTCCGCGGTGACAGACGAAAAAACTATATATCTGGCTTTAATTGTTGCCTTGATCATGCTTCTCAGCGGATTGCTCGAGCGTACCGGGCAGGCCGGAAGAATTATGGACTCTTTGACAGGATACCTTAAAAGTCCCCGCTTGCGGCTGGTCTTTTTTCCGGCTTTGATCGGATTGCTTCCTATGCCGGGCGGAGCAATTTTTTCTGCACCTATGATTCGTGAAGCCGCAGAAGGGCTTGATGTTACTGATAAAGATAAAGTCGTAATTAATTACTGGTTCAGGCATGTGTGGGAATTAGCATGGCCGCTGTATCCCGGAATGCTTCTCGGGGCGGCCTTAAGTGGAATGCCGGTGTTTAAATTTATCAGTTATACTGCTCCCGGATCGTTAGCTTGTATCCTGTTAGGGTATTTCTTTTTTTTAAGACCTTCCATTTTACCTCTTAAAAACGGCGTTCACGATAATGTAGAAATTAAACCGGGCAGCGCCTTAATAGCTGTAAAAGAAGGATTGCCCCTTCTTATGGCAATTGGTGGGGCATTATGTTTTGAAGGTATTTTTTCTCTTATATCTCCAAACATTCCATTCGAAGCAGGGATTGTTGTTGCATTATTTTTAGCTGTAATTTGTGCGGCATTTTCTAATTCAGGATCATTTGCAATTATTTGCTCTTTGCTGGTTCAAAAAAGATTTATAAGCATGATCTTTTTGATACTATGCGTGTTTATATTTAAAGATGTGCTCGGTGATTGCGGGTTGGTCGGGGAACTTTCGCGCCTTGCAGGCGGAGAGGCAGCTTTGATTGCCGCTGCGGTTTTTGTTCCGTTTTTGATAGGCTTTATTGCAGGTATTACGATGGCTTTTGTAGGGGCTGCAATGCCGCTCGTTGTGGGACTGGTTGATTCGATGGGGATTACATCACAACTTCCGGCATGGGCTATGCTTTGCATGTTCTCCGGTTTTGCCGGCTTGATGGCCTCTCCACTTCATATATGTTTTCTTTTGACCTGTGAGTATTTTAAGGTAGATTTGTTTTCAGCATGGAAAAGGGTCTTGGTTCCAAGCCTTGCCTTGCTGTGTCTGGGAGTAGCGTACTTTTTCGTTTTGGTGTAG
- a CDS encoding peptidylprolyl isomerase produces MANPMVMMETPEGDVLIELYEDKAPKTVANFLKYVDEDFYAGTIFHRVINNFMVQGGGFDFSMKEKKTNPPVENEADNGLKNEVGTLAMARTMDPHSASSQFFINVKDNGFLNHTAKNPQGWGYCVFGKVVDGMEAIDKIKKVRTRSHGPMDDVPVEPISIISMVRFED; encoded by the coding sequence ATGGCTAATCCTATGGTAATGATGGAAACACCTGAAGGTGACGTTTTAATTGAGCTTTACGAAGATAAGGCTCCTAAAACTGTTGCAAACTTTCTGAAATATGTGGACGAAGATTTTTACGCTGGAACAATTTTTCATAGAGTTATTAATAACTTCATGGTTCAGGGCGGCGGTTTTGACTTTTCAATGAAAGAAAAGAAAACTAATCCTCCTGTTGAAAATGAAGCTGATAACGGTTTGAAAAATGAAGTAGGAACTCTTGCTATGGCTCGCACCATGGATCCTCATTCCGCTTCATCGCAGTTTTTTATTAACGTGAAAGATAACGGTTTCCTGAATCACACCGCAAAGAACCCTCAGGGTTGGGGATATTGTGTATTCGGTAAGGTTGTCGATGGAATGGAAGCTATAGACAAAATTAAAAAAGTGCGTACCCGCAGTCACGGCCCTATGGACGATGTTCCAGTTGAGCCTATCAGCATCATTTCTATGGTTCGTTTTGAAGATTAA